CTTCCGGCTGCTGCAGAGTGTTTAGGAGACAGAAGGTCATCGGGACAAACACACGGACCAATCAGGTAGTTCATGCTCAACATTAGCTGCTATGTGTGTTAAATGATAGCTGAATTAAAGAGTCCTTAATTCACTAACAGGTTTAAGTCATGCTCAGTCATTTAGTGACGTTAAACTGTGTTATTATCAGTGACAGTTTGACAGTTCTTCAGCTGCTAGCTAGTGGAGTTATCGCAGTATTTATGTTATAAAATACTCATCTAAAGGTGATTAAAGCGGCTATTAAACACCTGTAACGTGTTCCCAGAGTACTCATGAAGGTGTCTTACCTGGATGAGGACTTTAATGTACATCAGAGGGTGAGAGAGGACGGTGAGACCTGAACCCAGCAAGACCTGGCCACACGTGTCCGCCATCTTTAGAGAGTCAGTGAGGAGTTGAGAGAGGAAGCTGTTTCTCTGTCGTCGTCTGACGTCAGAGGAGAAGATGACGCGCTCTTATCTATAACGGTACCGACATCTAGTGGTCgtctgctgctactgctgctgctccactggACAGGTTCACTCATggttttatatttcatttgcTTTGGCTTAATTCTTgaatgagaattatttttttttcaaaagaataAACTCaatatgacggagtattagggccagatttaggaataaaaaataaatctgagattttgagaaaaaaaagttgtaatattgcgagaagaaagtcataagtttacgagaataaaagttggaatattattagaataaagttaTGAGTTTAAGAggaaagaagttgtaattttattagaataaagtcatcagtttatgagaataaagtcatcagtttacgagaaaaaaagtcgtaatattacgagaataaagtcatgagtttatgagaaaaaaaagttgtactatgagaataaagtcataagtttttgagaaaaaaaagttttattatgagaataaagtcagaggtttacgagaaaaaaagttgtgttaTGAGATTTAAGTcagaggtttacgagaaaaaagttgtaatattatgagatgaCGCCCCTATTTATAACGGTACCGCCACCTAGTGATCatctgctgctactgctgctggctCCACTAGACAGGTTCATTAGTGTATACAATATATTTCTTTAACTTTAttatttgataatgaaaatTCTCCAAAAAAACTATAGTTCGCAGGACACTGTTATGAAGTACTTTctgcatttgttgtttttctatcCAGAATATAGGGGAGACTGGGGACGGTTGCAACAAGTGTTATTCCTCCAATCAGAATCATACTACAGGTTCActcatgtttttatatattacatttttttctcatttgcttTGGCTAAATTCTTGAATGAGAATAATTTTTCTTTCAAAACAATAAACTCAATATGACGgggtattagggccacattgacaTAAttctatgagaaaaaaagttgtaatattatgagatgaCGAGCCCTATTTATAGCGGTACCGCCATCTAGTGGTCgtctgctgctactgctgctggctCCACTTTAAAGGTTcactcatgtttttatttattacagtttttctcgatcgCTTTggctatttttttaaaacaatcttAAGATTCTCTAAACTGTGAATAATATTTCTAAATATAAGGAAATCCTATCGTGGTGCGATAAATAGGTATTGACgataactgtgatatttaaaaattaaatcttttttgttttctattaacttatttgtttatttaatttattataactattattattattattattattattattattattattacatttttcatctttgtattaatattataatttttttctctattctttttattattattattattattattattattattattattattattattattattttaagttgttttctctagtgtacttattgtgttcgtctaagctcaactacttaaaatattggtttataaacttttgtaattacgaactgtaaactgcatatatgaaaacaacctcgaaaaaaaaggggaaaaaataaagtatgaaaaaataaataaaaatgaaatattgatacgTTGATAATacagtatgataatattatTCAAATAGTTCTGTGCCTCTTAAATCGTTTgttatatacagttatggttacagactctctctacctcccttcacttgtattttgagtgtaattaatttgccaaaaaaagagacaataaacaaagttaaagaagaatttgactgaaagcatttattttttgcataatATCGCTATCATCAATTATATTGGCCACAATAATTGTgttgtgaaaatctgatattgcgTCAGCCCtagtggcaggtgacctgaaattcttacctgccacagccaacatttacccagtatttggcaggtggcaggtggcaggtgctaatttcattctcTTGAGTgcaattgtcacaactgtttgatgggacatcataactctattgcatgtttgcaaaaggtaataaatcactcaaaacacttcattcatgctccTAAACCCAGTTATTGTGTGTCAGTAAATTgaccaccaaaatgaaaagtgttttttttcatcatgtgagccgtactggtcaaaatgattagatgttttttcaccatggcggtcaaccctggaaatgtttcatatatgcaaatctgttttgttctacttttttgtacactgactgcttactgtacgataccagaatgtcagttttgtccaGCTGAATGCTGAggatattttttaatatgttagAATGTATTAGTAGGGACATTTAAAGAATAAGTGGACCGAATTTTCTTCCTCATTATTACAGAATAAGCAGTCTAAATTCGAATATGttgagtaatgtgtgtgtgtttctaacgaATGATTTCTGTGTATGAAATGTACTTCTTTAACTTTACTTGATAATGAAAATtctccagaaaaaaatgtgttcattGGACACTGCGTACCGTTATGagttattttatacatttattattgtttttctatccagaatatattttatttttcattgtaaGGCTTGGCACTATAAGAGAGTAAATTGATTAATTTAggagaaatgtgttttattatcattataatgtAGTTGCCAAAGTCTTTGCCCGCTCTGCCTGGTTGGTAATCCGGCCTTGTTGCCATTTCCCTAAAACAATTCCTTAAATGTCATCCCggtttttattcattcaatttggcttaattgattattatggctgtttattattaatattaagaaTCACACGTTGTAGAACCAGTTACTGCAGAAGCATAACTAAATTAAAGCTCCTCTAAGTTcctttaaatatttactttgggACATTATAATGTCATCATCACACTTGACATCTTACCAGCTGCTTgttatgaataaatacataaataaatgattgaatgaatatGCTCAGTTAACCTTtgagaaaacaaacaaggaTGTGATGAAAGAATGAGAAGAGAGTGCTGCGTTTCTGTCAAAGTAACTTTATATTATTGACTGTTGTGCTGATGAGTTCAGGTCGGCAGCGTCTCACGAGGAGACAGTCTTCCCTCCGATCCGTCTGTCAGCACATCTGAAAGGGCTTCTTCTGTAACAGAGAACAGCACAGAGGTGGATTAGGTCCAAACTGAGTGTTGAATACAGACTGTAGACAGGcggtgtgtgtgtagatatatCATCataaatgtgttcatgtgtgacaCTCACAGCACTTATAGAGTGTGTTGAGCCTGGCGATGTCATTGCGACTCATCTGCTTAGCGTCGCCAAAGGACACGTTGGAGTTAGGGATGGGGACCATGGTGGGCTGGTTGTTCTTGGAGAAGGCGTACCTATACGAGAGGACACGGAGCAGTTAGACCGAACCACAGCACATCCTGTGAAGACACAGCAAGGGCTGAAGTGAAGCCATGTTGTTTCTCACTTGTGGTACTGCATGACAGAGTTGTAGTCGTAGGGAGTGCCCTGGTTGAGGGTGGCGATCTTCCTGAAGTTGTGCTCCATtcctagaaaaaaacaaacattagttAACAAttaagggactgtatgtaagtttttacacgttttttaataattttttatcgccaatgtgtgaacagattgtaatctaacctaaaaaatgagacctttcGTGACTTTCAGGGtgtcctctatcagcctgtagactgcttttaatgggAAGATTGCCGGCCTGTTTTTAGCGGGAAAATCTAACAGATTTCTAGGGTCATCGCCCGAAGccgtttatttcacaacaatgatccgctagctgtacattatcccgcttattacacgactacttacttaagaaatcaattatTTGACACGAAAACGggccgccagagtccgacagtctgttatacatagcaacggtatgttataaagaaataacagactgtagtaatattcaacaaagccgtgtaatatgtagtgatattgtggttttagctgttaatcacgttcagtctcgtgtgtgtcgcctcgctgttttgaccgatgctgcaacaggacgctgactgtcgttgacttaatggccacaggtgtcactgttaacaagcaatttctgattctcacatagagcccctttaaagtTACGTTTGTTTGGTTTGAATTCACTTTGACTCTGGACAGAAAGGAGTCCAGCAGCTGGAGAAAGATCCCAATAAGCTGCAGAGCTCTGTGGTTTGGTCCTGATGGTTTTATATATTCAGAAAAAACTGCCGTCACACACTGAGCTGCTGTTTCATGTAGGATCAGTGATTTGTTAAACTCTTGTTCCCCCTGGCAGCGTGATGTTCAGGCTCTTTTTGTCCACTAGGGGGCAGCAGGGACTCACTATACTTATAATGAAAACAACATGAGAGGGAGCTCAACTTTTCTTTGATGTGAGCAATTCTTCTCATCTAAagtcatatttaaaaaaaaaacagcttttataTGTATTTCTTTTAGGAAAATCATGTCTTCCATGTAGCACACAGACTGCTATAGGGCCATGTTAGGTAGAACTTCCACTCTAAAGCAGAAGACTACAAACAAAGATTACAGGACTTAGAGACCAAAGCATGTTATCTGTTTATAAGTGCTCTTTAGCCACAGAGTGTTTTAAACTCACTGAGAGATATGAAAGTGCCATTTGCCGCCAGCCCTCTTAAAGAGAGGCagaatgacctgtggtgacctctaggataatcacagcctcatgaaactttacagccacaatcTAGAGACAtatagcattcagaggatggatggctttccgagctagattgacaataagggggtttctgagcagtttacacaacagaagtgctcgccatccaatcaccgaaaaatgcaattcttgcagaaatctccaaatgccAAAAGTatttgacaccaaatcacagcgtagctttttctatggtgttcctcgaggtcttggtgtcttaatgtggtattttggagggattattgataattttttatcaaatctcgagtggtaaaaagtGGTTAAATTAAGcaaaaaatctgtgtaacaaatggtatcaacccaaaaattgctgtaacaacttatgagacataatagagcatggggatgaccatcatatacttctatcataatgttctaagccctatacacttttacaatttattttaattaattaattaattaattaattaatgtttatttcggatttctgactagaacaacttgacacacagtgctgagcagcatctctaattaatctccaggttctcagctttcagatgatgtacaccgcttctatgtgacatctactgttgacctgctatctccccataAAGACCTCCTGTAGGCCTACCcccttaaaaaaaagacaaaaacgggtctattgtgggtctcagagggttaatgagaATAAACAGCAGATGAGCTGAACTAAGGCAGAACTGTCTAATATCTGTGAGGTCGTATTTTCAGTCTATTTGTTCAcatgaaatattaaacattagGCCTGCATGTTTTTTAGGGGAAACAGATGATATCAGTGTCTCTAATGTGAATGTACTTGTCTGCAGTTTGCTGGCTCTCCTCTCTAATATGTGAATAATCATCATCTCCATTACCAGACTGGACGTTCTGCAGCATGACTCTGATGTGGTTGTCCCTGTCAGAGCGGGTCTGTTCATGGTTGAAGCCCAGAGCGTGGAGCAGCTCATGCTGGACGGTGCCGTGGTAAAGGCATCCCTGACGGGCCAGAGACACCACCTGCTTACCACCACGACGGCCGACGTAGGAGTAGCAGCTGGACAGGATCACAGGTGAGTTGACACAACACTGAAGTCTGAGAGAAGCTCTCAACACAAACTGTCCCTTCAGCGTCACTTTCTTACCCGTTCTGGGACTCGATGCTCAGCCAGTCGCGGTCACTGCTTTTGGTGGGCCTGAAGCGGatgcaggagaaggaggagaaggactcCAGTCCACGGGTGATGATGGCCTTCTCACGGGAGGCTGGCAGAACCACAACACACTAAATTTAGCTTTTCACCGTCACAAGAACAACAGAGGACCATGCTGGTCCTAATATTTCACAGCTTTTCTTTTCTggaaattgattaaaatatgtaatcgcgatttatctcaaattaatcatacattttttatctgttcaaaatgtaccttaaagggagatttgtcaagtatttaatactcttatcaacatgggagtgtgcaaatatgctgctttatgcaaatgtatgtatatatttattattggaaataaattaacaacacaaaacaatgacagatattgtccagaaaccctcacaggtactgcattcagcataaaacaatatgctcaaatcataacatggcaaactgcagcccaacaggcaacaacagctgtcagtgtgtcagtgtgctgacttgactatgacttgccccaaactgcatgtgattgtcataaagtgggcatgtgtgtaaagggaagactcgtgggtacccatagaacccatttacattcacatatcttgaggtcagaggtcaagggacccctttgaaaatggtcatgccagtttttcctcgccaaaattttgcataagtttggagcattatttaacctctttcgtgacaagctagtacgacacaATTGATACCAATGTATTcagtatgttttctagtttcatatgataccagtatgttCATCTATcttcctctagctttaaaactgagcctgctacaacctaaaaattacaagttgcgttaacgcgttatcgcattaactttgacagccctacaattaACAGTAAGCAGCAAACAGTCTGTGTGATTCTGGTTGATCAGTTGGTTCTCTGGTTAGTTTCACTCTCAAACCTTTTGTTAAAGTTGCTGCTACAACAGGCTGCATTAGAGGTGAAAGCCTACTGTATATGGACAGAGCATATGTGGGCCTCCCAGGCCTCCGTGTAACACTTACAGAAGTGGTTGGTGATGTAATAAGGAATGTAGACCTTCCCGTCGGTGAACTTGCCCCACTTGCAGCCTCTGCTGGTGCAAGGGTCGGCGTTTTTCTCGGCCTCGCTGTCGATGGCGATGTCTCCTCCGGTCAGAATTGGGTCGCTGTCGGAACGGACTGAAAAACATCACACGGTAACTCAGAAACCTGCTGAACTGCTGCTAATGGAAGAAGGAAATGTAAATATGACTGCAGCAGCTTCACACTCACTCAGATTTCTGTTGGCTCTCTCCAGAAGCTCTGAGACAGAAAGCTCCCCCAAGTCTTCCTCTGCACAGCgaagtcaacaacaacaacactattTCACTTTGTATAGAAATACACCAGTCACAACACTGTGCATGTCAGTAGGCTACAGTAGGTCTGATCATTAGAATAGATGACATACCTGCCTGTAGGTTCAGCGAGGGATTAGAGGAGAAAGAGCAAACACGTTAGGAATAGACACAAAATTACGGCTAAAAGTTAACAATCATTAATCAGCCAAATAACCAAATACTGTCTTAAAGTAGCACGTTCACATTAAGTCTGTTAGACGTACAAAGAGATTATGAGACAAACGTTCGCATCATAAAGCTTTGTAGATATTTTATGACCCAAACTGTGCCATCATCTCTGAGAAATGATCCAAATACTACTAAAACATAGAGCCAAAGCAGTGAAAAATGGGGCTTAAAACTCAACTGATGTGTAAATAAATGCTCAAATTAACAGAAGATGACCGGCTTCATATGAGAGACAGGAGTCCTTTCATGGTTGTGACAGTCG
Above is a genomic segment from Sebastes umbrosus isolate fSebUmb1 chromosome 2, fSebUmb1.pri, whole genome shotgun sequence containing:
- the LOC119482360 gene encoding high choriolytic enzyme 1-like, with protein sequence MARMSVFRFSALALLLLSACCWADNEAEEDLGELSVSELLERANRNLIRSDSDPILTGGDIAIDSEAEKNADPCTSRGCKWGKFTDGKVYIPYYITNHFSSREKAIITRGLESFSSFSCIRFRPTKSSDRDWLSIESQNGCYSYVGRRGGKQVVSLARQGCLYHGTVQHELLHALGFNHEQTRSDRDNHIRVMLQNVQSGMEHNFRKIATLNQGTPYDYNSVMQYHKYAFSKNNQPTMVPIPNSNVSFGDAKQMSRNDIARLNTLYKC